A section of the Arabiibacter massiliensis genome encodes:
- a CDS encoding hydantoinase/oxoprolinase family protein gives MSKKDKKLSKKQLKKAEQKAAKKQEKKRAAAKASTRIWRLGIDVGGTNTDAVIIDGDLKLVAATKSPTTEDVMGGIKAAMHEVITQVGADEAAKNIGFAMLGTTHCTNAIVERKRLNKVAAVRVGAPATTAVSCMADWPDELKDAMRVQDFLVHGGNEFDGREISPLSEDEIREVARIVREEGFESVAVTSVFSPVSDAHEKRAAAILREELGEGFPVTLSSEIGSLGFLERENASILNAALYDVARTTADSFEAALAAEGLTDVAVYLGQNDGTLMSVDYAKRYPIFTIACGPTNSIRGASFLTKEKDAVVVDIGGTTTDVGVLAHGFPRESMVAVEIGDVRTNFRMPDLVSVGLGGGSIVRQLDDGRVTVGPDSVGYLVTSKALCFGGDTLTATDIVVAKGLAEGVGDPALVAGLDPALVDAAYAEITRIIEDAVDAMKTSAGDVTVILVGGGSILAPETLEGAGEVLRPENFGVANAVGSAIAQVSGQIAKVFSLTETPRDQALSESKQRACDEAIEAGADPATVEVVDVEDIPMAYLGDALCIRVKAVGDLKL, from the coding sequence ATGAGCAAGAAGGACAAGAAGCTCTCGAAAAAGCAGCTGAAGAAGGCTGAGCAGAAAGCTGCGAAGAAGCAGGAAAAAAAGCGCGCTGCCGCGAAGGCGTCCACTCGCATCTGGCGTCTTGGCATCGACGTGGGCGGCACGAACACCGACGCCGTGATCATCGACGGCGACCTCAAGCTGGTGGCCGCCACGAAGAGCCCCACCACCGAGGACGTGATGGGCGGCATCAAGGCCGCCATGCACGAGGTGATCACGCAGGTGGGAGCCGACGAGGCCGCCAAGAACATCGGGTTCGCCATGCTGGGCACCACACACTGCACGAACGCCATCGTGGAGCGCAAGCGCCTCAACAAGGTGGCGGCCGTGCGCGTGGGCGCGCCGGCCACGACCGCCGTCAGCTGCATGGCCGACTGGCCCGACGAGCTGAAAGACGCCATGCGCGTGCAGGATTTCCTGGTGCACGGCGGCAACGAGTTCGACGGCCGCGAGATCAGCCCGCTTTCCGAGGACGAGATCCGCGAGGTCGCACGCATCGTACGCGAGGAGGGCTTCGAGTCCGTGGCGGTGACCAGCGTGTTCTCGCCGGTGTCCGATGCGCACGAGAAGCGCGCCGCCGCCATCCTGCGCGAGGAGCTGGGCGAGGGCTTCCCCGTCACGCTGTCGTCGGAGATCGGCTCGCTCGGGTTCCTCGAGCGTGAGAACGCCTCCATCCTGAACGCGGCGCTCTACGACGTGGCGCGCACGACGGCCGACAGCTTCGAGGCGGCGCTCGCGGCCGAGGGGCTGACCGACGTGGCCGTCTACCTGGGGCAGAACGACGGCACGCTCATGTCCGTGGACTACGCGAAGCGCTATCCCATCTTCACCATCGCGTGCGGGCCCACCAACTCCATCCGCGGCGCGTCGTTTCTCACGAAGGAGAAGGACGCCGTGGTCGTGGATATCGGCGGCACCACCACCGACGTGGGCGTGCTGGCGCACGGCTTCCCGCGCGAGAGCATGGTGGCCGTGGAGATCGGCGACGTGCGCACGAACTTCCGCATGCCCGACCTGGTGAGCGTGGGCCTCGGCGGCGGCTCCATCGTGCGGCAGCTCGACGACGGCCGCGTGACCGTGGGGCCCGACAGCGTGGGCTACCTGGTCACAAGCAAGGCGCTCTGCTTCGGCGGCGACACGCTCACGGCCACCGACATCGTGGTGGCGAAGGGACTGGCCGAGGGCGTGGGCGATCCCGCGCTGGTGGCTGGCCTCGATCCCGCGCTTGTGGACGCGGCCTACGCCGAGATCACGCGCATCATCGAGGACGCGGTGGACGCGATGAAGACCTCGGCCGGCGACGTGACCGTCATCCTCGTGGGCGGCGGATCCATCCTGGCTCCCGAGACGTTGGAAGGTGCCGGCGAGGTGCTGCGTCCGGAGAACTTCGGCGTGGCGAACGCCGTGGGCTCGGCCATCGCGCAGGTGTCGGGCCAGATAGCGAAGGTGTTCTCGCTGACCGAGACGCCGCGCGACCAGGCGCTCTCCGAGTCGAAGCAGCGCGCCTGCGACGAGGCCATCGAGGCCGGCGCCGACCCCGCCACCGTGGAGGTGGTGGACGTCGAGGACATCCCCATGGCCTACCTGGGCGACGCGCTCTGCATCCGCGTGAAGGCCGTCGGCGATCTCAAATTGTAA